The following coding sequences lie in one Ictalurus punctatus breed USDA103 chromosome 16, Coco_2.0, whole genome shotgun sequence genomic window:
- the LOC128635216 gene encoding uncharacterized protein LOC128635216, translating to MYHCLVFVLVCCCWPLLRYESRRTQDGNRSFSNCRTGTTWAASCRTFRQPEGPPRRGGTDATPASDWRTQRRNSTTQATAEEDKRARFRPYERGEYRSDKTDSVQARTRSPGGESHLRRTPARESPRLGNPASATSRLHRQSRLHKPRTHPLTTHSLHPCTNKPPFVNVLLPPVGLYAALPRANSSQCSLHLHLSLPPLPDNSVVI from the exons ATGTACCATTGTCTTGTGTTTGTCTTAGTTTGCTGTTGTTGGCCGTTGCTGCGTTATG agagccggcgcacacaagacggaaatcgctccttctccaactgccgcaccggcacgacgtgggcagcttcgtgccgaacattccgccagccggaaggaccgccgcggcggggcgggactgacgcgacaccggccagcgattggcggaccCAACggagaaattccaccactcaggcgacggcggaggaggataaaagggcgcgcttccggccgtacGAGAGAGGAGAATACCGTAGCGACAAGACGGACTCC GTGCAAGCGCGGACGAGATCGCCGGGTGGTGAGTCCCACCTACgaaggacgccggcccgggaaagcCCTCgtctcgggaatcccgcctccgccacgagtaggcTACACCGGCAGTCACGCCTCCACAAGCCCCGCACTCATCCCCTCACAACCCACTCACTTCACCCTTGCACCAATAAACCACCGTTTGTGAACGTTCTTCtgcctcctgtgggtctgtacgccgcccttccccgggctaattcctcacaatgttctctgcacttgcatctgtctttGCCTCCATTACCTGACAACAGTGTTGTAATATAA